The proteins below are encoded in one region of Haloterrigena turkmenica DSM 5511:
- the ppc gene encoding phosphoenolpyruvate carboxylase produces MELHDRSISQDIHDLGALLGNILEEQTSLEAFETVKSCRRAAIDYRSGDLDTRDPLIAELEGLSPHNQRIVARAFTTYFELINLAEERERIRTIRTGSHERTLDDGLEDAAAELGEADDETVQRILDDILIEPTFTAHPTEARRKTVKSKLRDISTSLETLDERLLTEKEEEQVWRDIDAEVTSLWQTPQVRNRQPEPEDEARNVQWYLENTLFDVVGEVYDELDDAIDSELPRDIDVPKLFEFRSWAGSDRDGNPYVTPEVTANVLERQREVVLEKYRDELKRLSGVLSQDGGRIDAGGEFEASLEVDRERLPSVARTAEERYPGEPYRQKLKLMRERLRRVGDVRPGGYDDVDELLEDLDVIATSLRNNGGETVVEAHVDPIRRRVDTFGFSLASLDLRDHQQKHTDAIAEALEREGIDYRGLSEAERVEFLTDAVLQDEPVLDLGETDGLTDDSTRVLELFDSLADWQTEYGVEAIDTYCISMTDEPSHVLEVLFLADQAGVVSLPEHSGIDIVPLLETEYALSGARRIMGTLFENEAYSQALEARGRTQEIMLGYSDSNKENGFLAANWSLHKNQRRLGEICDDHDVTMRLFHGRGGSISRGGGPMNEALLALPNNTITGQVKFTEQGEAIAEKYGNPRIAERNIEQMLNAQLRARKQAIDQPEEDVHAEWIDAMETMADAARQEYRDLLESDGFVRYFEQATPITVIEDLNLGSRPASRSGERTVEDLRAIPWVFSWTQSRCILPGWYALATGIEAYLDNGGSMDTLQEMYDEWPFFRTTLDNAALSLSRTELEIAEQYAGMADAALRDRFFPRVTDEYERATELITEIGQRDRLHTRDWLGENLEQRNPYVDPLNMLQVHLLDRNHRTNIEERTLRLTVKGIAAGMKNTG; encoded by the coding sequence ATGGAGCTCCACGACAGATCCATCAGTCAAGATATTCACGACCTCGGCGCGCTCCTGGGCAACATTCTCGAGGAGCAGACGTCTCTCGAGGCGTTTGAGACAGTCAAATCGTGCCGGCGGGCGGCGATCGACTACCGATCGGGCGACCTCGACACCCGCGACCCGCTGATCGCGGAACTCGAAGGACTGTCGCCTCACAATCAGCGGATCGTCGCGCGGGCGTTCACGACCTACTTCGAACTAATCAACCTCGCGGAGGAACGGGAGCGGATCCGAACGATCCGAACGGGCTCTCACGAGCGGACCCTCGACGACGGCCTCGAGGACGCGGCGGCGGAACTCGGCGAGGCCGACGACGAGACCGTCCAGCGGATTCTGGACGATATCCTCATCGAGCCGACGTTCACGGCACATCCGACCGAAGCCCGCCGGAAGACCGTCAAATCCAAACTGAGGGATATTTCGACGTCCCTCGAGACCCTGGACGAGCGGCTACTGACCGAGAAGGAGGAGGAACAGGTCTGGCGGGACATCGACGCCGAGGTGACGAGTCTCTGGCAGACCCCACAGGTGCGAAACCGCCAGCCCGAACCCGAAGACGAGGCGCGCAACGTCCAGTGGTACCTCGAGAACACGCTGTTCGACGTGGTCGGCGAGGTCTACGACGAGCTCGACGATGCGATCGATTCGGAGCTCCCGCGGGACATCGACGTTCCGAAGCTGTTCGAGTTCCGCTCGTGGGCGGGTAGCGATCGCGACGGCAATCCCTACGTGACGCCCGAGGTCACGGCGAACGTCTTGGAGCGCCAGCGGGAGGTCGTCCTCGAGAAGTACCGTGACGAGCTCAAGCGCCTGTCGGGCGTGTTGAGTCAGGACGGGGGTCGGATCGATGCGGGAGGCGAGTTCGAGGCCTCACTCGAGGTGGACCGCGAGCGGCTGCCCAGCGTCGCCCGCACGGCCGAGGAGCGCTACCCCGGCGAGCCCTACCGCCAGAAGCTCAAGCTCATGCGCGAGCGGCTCCGTCGCGTCGGGGACGTCCGGCCGGGCGGCTACGACGACGTCGACGAACTCCTCGAGGATTTGGACGTCATCGCGACGAGTTTGCGAAACAACGGCGGGGAGACCGTCGTCGAGGCCCATGTCGACCCCATCCGCCGACGGGTCGACACGTTCGGGTTCTCGCTCGCGAGCCTCGATCTGCGCGACCACCAGCAGAAACACACCGACGCCATAGCCGAGGCCCTCGAGCGAGAGGGGATCGACTACCGCGGCCTCTCGGAGGCCGAGCGCGTCGAATTCCTGACCGACGCCGTCCTGCAGGACGAGCCCGTGCTCGACCTCGGCGAGACCGACGGACTGACCGACGACTCGACCCGCGTCCTCGAACTCTTCGACAGCCTCGCCGACTGGCAGACCGAGTACGGCGTCGAGGCAATCGACACCTACTGTATCTCGATGACCGACGAACCCAGCCACGTCCTCGAGGTGCTGTTCTTGGCCGATCAAGCCGGCGTCGTCTCGCTGCCCGAACACTCGGGGATCGACATCGTCCCGCTGCTTGAGACCGAGTACGCCCTCTCGGGAGCGCGACGCATCATGGGGACGCTATTCGAGAACGAAGCCTACAGTCAGGCCCTCGAGGCCCGCGGGCGAACCCAGGAGATCATGCTGGGCTATTCGGACTCGAACAAGGAGAACGGCTTCCTGGCGGCCAACTGGTCGCTGCACAAGAACCAGCGCCGGCTGGGCGAGATCTGCGACGACCACGACGTGACGATGCGGCTGTTCCACGGCCGCGGCGGTTCGATTTCCCGCGGCGGCGGTCCGATGAACGAGGCGCTGCTGGCCCTGCCGAACAACACGATCACCGGCCAGGTCAAGTTCACCGAGCAAGGGGAAGCGATCGCCGAAAAGTACGGCAATCCCCGCATCGCCGAACGCAACATCGAGCAGATGCTCAACGCCCAACTCCGGGCGCGAAAGCAGGCGATCGACCAGCCCGAGGAGGACGTTCACGCAGAGTGGATCGACGCCATGGAAACGATGGCCGACGCCGCCCGACAGGAGTACCGCGACCTCCTCGAGAGCGATGGCTTCGTCCGGTACTTCGAGCAGGCGACGCCGATCACGGTCATCGAGGACCTGAACCTGGGCTCGCGTCCGGCCTCCCGCAGCGGCGAGCGGACCGTCGAGGACCTGCGGGCGATCCCGTGGGTGTTCTCCTGGACCCAGTCGCGGTGTATCCTCCCGGGCTGGTACGCCCTCGCGACCGGTATCGAAGCGTACTTAGACAACGGTGGCTCGATGGATACCCTTCAGGAGATGTACGACGAGTGGCCGTTCTTCCGGACGACGCTGGACAACGCCGCCCTCTCGTTGTCCCGCACAGAACTCGAGATCGCCGAACAGTACGCGGGGATGGCCGATGCGGCGCTCCGCGATCGGTTCTTCCCGCGCGTGACCGACGAGTACGAGCGGGCGACCGAACTGATCACGGAAATCGGACAACGCGATCGCCTCCACACTCGCGACTGGCTCGGCGAGAATCTGGAGCAACGGAACCCCTACGTCGATCCGCTGAACATGCTGCAGGTACATCTGCTCGACAGGAACCACCGCACGAATATCGAGGAGCGGACGCTCCGACTGACGGTCAAAGGGATCGCCGCCGGGATGAAAAATACGGGCTAA
- a CDS encoding Gfo/Idh/MocA family protein, which produces MKLGVIGVGAIAQIMHVPYLAELPEADIHAIADPGENVVETFGDRYNVPNRYTESAALIEEQAEELDGVVVTTPMHTHAEVAVAALEADLHTFVEKPVAVTPEDAQDVIDAAAETDAVCMVGYMKRFDPGFQKFRAEVDELSEIDLVTSTVIPPDVGAVIEENYDIVYADLDDAFLEESNSKRQQQVEAAIGTDDETLTRAYEYHLESICHDVNALRSAFGSVERIDHVDVFKGWKYVTAQLRYEGDRRCILESGATDRKWYDERIRVDAPEGSASIEFSNAFIKNTPSDVRTKLGTEETTETQHTPSSDEPFKRELRHFLECIEGETEPRTPPEESKRDVELIADLIRTYDENGEANSVSR; this is translated from the coding sequence ATGAAGCTCGGAGTCATTGGTGTCGGCGCTATCGCACAGATCATGCACGTTCCGTACCTCGCGGAACTCCCCGAAGCAGACATCCACGCGATCGCTGACCCCGGCGAAAACGTCGTCGAGACGTTCGGCGACCGGTACAACGTCCCCAATCGATACACGGAGAGCGCGGCGCTGATCGAAGAGCAGGCCGAGGAACTCGACGGCGTGGTCGTCACGACGCCGATGCACACCCACGCGGAGGTGGCCGTCGCCGCCCTCGAGGCGGACCTGCACACGTTCGTCGAGAAGCCGGTCGCCGTGACGCCCGAGGACGCCCAGGACGTGATCGACGCGGCCGCGGAGACGGACGCGGTCTGCATGGTCGGCTACATGAAGCGCTTCGATCCCGGCTTCCAGAAGTTCCGGGCCGAGGTCGACGAGCTGTCGGAGATCGATCTCGTCACGAGCACCGTCATCCCGCCGGACGTCGGCGCGGTCATCGAGGAGAACTACGACATCGTCTACGCCGACCTCGACGACGCGTTCCTCGAGGAGAGCAACTCGAAGCGCCAGCAGCAGGTCGAGGCTGCTATCGGAACCGACGACGAGACGCTCACGCGGGCCTACGAGTACCACCTCGAGAGCATCTGCCACGACGTCAACGCGCTCCGGTCGGCGTTCGGATCGGTCGAACGAATCGACCACGTCGACGTGTTCAAGGGCTGGAAGTACGTTACCGCTCAGCTCCGGTACGAAGGGGACCGCCGGTGTATCCTCGAGTCCGGCGCGACCGATCGGAAGTGGTACGACGAGCGCATCCGCGTCGACGCTCCCGAGGGATCGGCGTCGATCGAGTTCTCGAACGCGTTCATCAAGAACACGCCGTCGGACGTCCGCACCAAACTCGGAACGGAGGAGACGACGGAGACCCAGCACACTCCGTCGTCGGACGAGCCGTTCAAACGCGAGCTCCGACATTTCCTCGAGTGTATCGAAGGGGAGACCGAGCCGCGGACGCCGCCGGAGGAATCGAAGCGTGACGTCGAACTCATCGCCGATCTCATCCGAACGTACGACGAGAACGGCGAGGCGAACAGCGTCAGTCGATAG
- a CDS encoding aldo/keto reductase, whose product MFDEDAYRLGFGTYSLTDEDGIDALVTAIESGYRHLDTARLYGNEEEVGEAIDRADVDRDELFVATKIAHFEEPEKTPEYVRNGVEESLSRLGIETIDLLYHHWPRGQDDIETVLPVFNDLVDAGQVERVGVSNYTPADLELADDLLEPSPYAVQAEMHPFLPQNELRAAVRDRDAYFVAYSPIAQGEVFDTPEISAVADKHDVNEAVVSLAWLLSKDGVVPIPRSQTPEHIRSNREALEVELDEADIERIDGIDRRLRCEDPDWMEWE is encoded by the coding sequence ATGTTCGACGAGGACGCATACAGGCTCGGATTCGGGACGTACAGTCTCACCGACGAGGACGGTATCGATGCCCTCGTGACGGCGATCGAGTCGGGATACCGTCACCTCGATACGGCCCGCCTGTACGGAAACGAGGAAGAGGTCGGCGAGGCCATCGACCGAGCCGACGTCGATCGCGACGAGCTGTTCGTCGCCACGAAGATCGCCCACTTCGAGGAACCGGAGAAGACGCCGGAGTACGTTCGAAACGGCGTCGAGGAGAGCCTCTCTCGGCTCGGGATCGAGACGATCGATCTGCTCTACCACCACTGGCCCCGCGGCCAGGACGACATCGAGACCGTGCTCCCCGTGTTCAACGACCTCGTCGATGCGGGACAGGTCGAGCGCGTCGGCGTGAGCAATTACACGCCCGCCGATCTGGAACTCGCTGACGACCTCCTCGAGCCGTCGCCGTACGCGGTTCAGGCCGAGATGCACCCGTTCCTGCCCCAGAACGAGCTCCGCGCGGCCGTCCGGGATCGCGACGCGTACTTCGTCGCCTACTCCCCGATCGCGCAAGGCGAAGTGTTCGATACCCCCGAGATCTCGGCGGTCGCCGACAAACACGACGTGAACGAGGCCGTCGTCAGCCTGGCTTGGCTCCTCTCGAAGGACGGCGTCGTTCCGATCCCCCGGTCGCAGACGCCCGAGCACATTCGGAGCAACCGCGAGGCGCTCGAGGTCGAGCTAGACGAGGCGGATATCGAACGGATCGACGGCATCGATCGTCGGCTCCGCTGTGAGGACCCCGACTGGATGGAGTGGGAGTGA
- a CDS encoding Gfo/Idh/MocA family protein gives MSLRVGFIGYGFMGQAHANALARLPMFFPEAPATDRHMLCGRNEERVASAAERFGFAHTTDDWERLVDEVDVLYNLGPNDLHAEPTIAALENDVHVLCEKPLAATLEDAERMVAAADESDAVAACAFNYRYVPALRLAKELIDEGALGKIRHVRGKYLVDWQADAEHPWVWRNDAERAGYGQVGDLGSHTIDLARWLVGAIEDVSGRLATFVDERPAPDGDGTLPVTTDDAYLATASFESGAIGVFEGSSMASGHKATNAIEIIGSEGAIRFDLERLNELEVYDDDRRGYERILVTDEDDPYGDRWWPAGHAIGWEHTVVHENYEFLRAIAGEGDDIVSFDEALTVQRIVDTVARSDDRGQRLAVETDS, from the coding sequence ATGAGCCTTCGGGTCGGGTTCATCGGCTACGGCTTCATGGGACAGGCGCACGCGAACGCGCTGGCTCGCCTCCCGATGTTTTTCCCCGAGGCACCGGCCACCGACCGGCACATGCTGTGCGGGCGCAACGAGGAGCGCGTCGCGTCGGCCGCGGAGCGCTTCGGGTTCGCGCACACGACCGACGACTGGGAGCGACTCGTCGACGAGGTCGACGTCCTCTACAACCTCGGGCCGAACGACCTCCACGCCGAACCGACGATCGCCGCCCTCGAGAACGACGTCCACGTCCTCTGTGAGAAACCGCTCGCGGCCACCCTCGAGGACGCGGAACGGATGGTCGCGGCCGCCGACGAGAGCGACGCCGTCGCCGCGTGTGCGTTCAATTACCGATACGTCCCCGCGTTGCGACTGGCCAAGGAGTTAATCGACGAGGGAGCGCTCGGCAAAATCCGCCACGTCCGCGGGAAGTACCTCGTCGACTGGCAGGCCGACGCCGAGCACCCGTGGGTCTGGCGCAACGACGCGGAGCGAGCGGGGTACGGGCAGGTCGGCGACCTCGGCTCGCACACGATCGATCTCGCGCGGTGGCTCGTCGGCGCGATCGAGGACGTCAGCGGACGGCTCGCCACGTTCGTCGACGAGCGGCCCGCCCCCGACGGCGACGGGACTCTTCCGGTGACGACCGACGACGCCTACCTCGCGACCGCGTCGTTCGAATCGGGCGCGATCGGCGTCTTCGAGGGGTCGAGCATGGCCTCGGGACACAAGGCGACCAACGCGATCGAGATCATCGGTTCCGAGGGCGCGATCCGATTCGACCTCGAGCGACTCAACGAACTCGAGGTGTACGACGACGACCGGCGCGGCTACGAGCGCATCCTCGTCACGGACGAGGACGATCCGTACGGCGACCGGTGGTGGCCGGCCGGCCACGCGATCGGCTGGGAACACACCGTCGTCCATGAGAACTACGAGTTCCTCCGCGCCATCGCGGGCGAGGGCGATGATATCGTGTCCTTCGACGAAGCGCTGACGGTACAGCGAATCGTCGACACCGTCGCCCGAAGCGACGATCGGGGACAGCGGCTCGCGGTCGAGACCGACAGCTGA
- a CDS encoding IclR family transcriptional regulator — protein sequence MTNISNKSVQRAFKLVDELSENGSGRVSDLAERLDMPVSTVHDYLQSLVATGYVTMEGKEYRTTTRFLEIGNRQRHRLEIFKAVRDELETVAEETSEHATLLIEEDDQAVILAVQEGPDAINLFAYPGARMPLHAVAPGKAMLAHMPDDRVNELIDRHGLVEVTPRTITDPDVLFEQLEQIRTQGYAVDEGERIAGMVCIAAPVLDKNERIRGAICVCGPQSRIDEERRNEIADVVKRAANVTQVNLDYV from the coding sequence ATGACAAACATATCGAATAAATCGGTTCAACGAGCTTTCAAACTCGTCGACGAACTCTCGGAAAACGGCAGCGGACGGGTTTCGGACCTCGCGGAACGGCTCGATATGCCAGTGAGCACGGTCCACGATTACCTACAATCCCTCGTCGCAACGGGATACGTGACGATGGAAGGGAAAGAGTACCGAACGACGACGCGATTCCTCGAAATCGGCAACCGACAGCGACATCGGCTCGAGATTTTCAAAGCGGTTCGCGACGAACTCGAGACGGTCGCCGAGGAGACCAGTGAACACGCGACGCTCCTGATCGAAGAGGACGATCAAGCAGTAATCCTCGCCGTACAGGAGGGACCGGACGCCATCAATCTCTTCGCGTATCCGGGCGCTCGAATGCCGTTACACGCGGTGGCACCGGGGAAAGCGATGCTCGCCCACATGCCAGACGACCGAGTCAACGAACTCATCGACCGACACGGTCTCGTCGAGGTGACCCCTCGAACTATCACTGATCCCGACGTTCTGTTCGAACAGCTCGAGCAAATTCGCACTCAGGGATATGCAGTCGACGAAGGAGAGCGAATCGCCGGAATGGTCTGTATCGCGGCACCGGTCCTCGACAAGAACGAACGGATACGCGGTGCGATCTGCGTCTGTGGGCCCCAGAGCCGGATCGACGAGGAGCGACGGAACGAAATCGCCGACGTCGTCAAACGGGCAGCGAACGTGACGCAGGTGAACCTAGACTACGTCTGA
- a CDS encoding LLM class flavin-dependent oxidoreductase, producing the protein MHLGLVLPRTGSHDPTDLAIDAEERGYDSVWLGELWGTSSVVKLSEIAARTDDVEVGTAILNVFSRTPAVLAMTASTLDQVSNGRASLGVGTSTPTAIENIHGMEFERPVRRAHETIDVIRAILTGDEPVDYNGELIQVNGVPPVNKEVPIYHAALGRANRRVVGRLCDGWMPHNIPFSELDDAFEAVERAAREAGRDPDDITIAPYVPAAVSADGDAAYDAVRGHIAYYAGSSEGYQNAIGMLFPDRAERIAEAWRNGDRGEATDLVTDEMVHELGVAGTPDAARRRLRELVDETVVDRPLLTIPEQAADDVAVGTIEALAPVSND; encoded by the coding sequence ATGCATCTCGGCTTAGTACTCCCGCGTACGGGGAGCCACGACCCGACTGACCTCGCGATCGATGCGGAGGAACGGGGGTACGACTCTGTCTGGTTGGGCGAACTGTGGGGAACGAGCTCCGTCGTCAAACTCTCGGAGATCGCCGCTCGTACCGACGACGTGGAGGTCGGCACCGCGATTCTGAACGTCTTTTCGCGGACGCCTGCCGTCCTCGCGATGACGGCGTCGACGCTCGATCAGGTTTCAAATGGGCGCGCGTCCCTCGGCGTCGGGACGAGCACGCCGACGGCTATCGAAAACATCCACGGGATGGAATTCGAGCGTCCCGTCCGTCGCGCGCACGAAACGATCGACGTAATTCGGGCGATCCTAACAGGCGACGAGCCCGTCGATTACAACGGCGAACTGATTCAGGTGAACGGCGTCCCGCCGGTGAACAAGGAGGTTCCGATCTACCACGCGGCGCTCGGTCGAGCGAATCGCCGCGTCGTCGGCCGGCTCTGTGACGGGTGGATGCCCCACAACATTCCGTTCTCGGAGCTCGACGACGCGTTCGAGGCCGTTGAACGCGCGGCGCGAGAAGCAGGTCGCGATCCTGACGATATCACGATCGCACCGTACGTCCCCGCAGCGGTAAGCGCCGATGGCGACGCGGCCTACGACGCCGTTCGCGGGCACATCGCGTACTACGCGGGCAGCAGCGAGGGTTATCAGAACGCGATCGGGATGCTGTTTCCCGACCGCGCCGAGCGAATCGCCGAGGCGTGGCGAAACGGTGATCGCGGGGAGGCCACCGATCTCGTCACGGACGAGATGGTTCACGAGCTCGGAGTCGCGGGAACGCCGGACGCCGCACGCCGTCGCCTCCGGGAACTCGTCGACGAAACCGTCGTCGATCGACCGTTACTGACGATCCCAGAACAGGCCGCAGACGACGTGGCTGTCGGCACGATCGAAGCGCTCGCGCCGGTCTCGAACGACTGA
- a CDS encoding DMT family transporter, translating into MDSDVNIGIAFAGLAALLYGTSLFVMKRWFADYSSPTFLSITYALSMVLYLPVVVAADGPFLPASNRVSALGSIFAVTALTALAMVFLFRALRIGEVSYVSPISKIIPVFVLPLEVGLLRQRLSALQIGGVVVATIAIYVANWEGTTLLAPLKRASRSRPAQLALLSAATFAVVDVGKRVLMQELAIAPTTYVPLMFLGVAGLMGPLAIRARWPDDWWRDLPLFVVTALIIASGNHVVLLAFQRLPASIVSPVVNGQAIVAVILGAIFLEESHLRTRLVATGLAVLGITMISLG; encoded by the coding sequence ATGGACAGCGATGTGAACATCGGAATCGCGTTCGCCGGCCTGGCCGCGTTGCTCTACGGGACGTCCCTGTTCGTGATGAAGCGGTGGTTCGCCGACTACTCCTCGCCGACCTTTCTGTCGATCACCTATGCGCTCTCGATGGTCCTCTATCTCCCGGTAGTCGTCGCCGCCGACGGTCCCTTCCTCCCCGCGTCGAATCGAGTCAGCGCTCTCGGCTCTATTTTCGCGGTCACGGCGTTGACGGCCCTCGCTATGGTATTCCTGTTTCGCGCGCTCCGAATCGGCGAGGTCTCGTACGTCTCGCCGATCAGCAAGATCATTCCGGTGTTCGTCCTCCCGCTGGAAGTGGGCCTGCTGAGACAGCGACTCTCCGCGCTCCAGATCGGGGGCGTGGTCGTCGCGACGATCGCGATCTACGTCGCCAACTGGGAGGGGACGACGCTCCTCGCCCCGCTCAAACGAGCAAGTCGGTCTCGGCCGGCCCAACTGGCGCTGCTGTCGGCCGCGACGTTCGCGGTCGTCGACGTGGGCAAACGCGTGCTGATGCAGGAACTGGCCATCGCACCGACGACGTACGTTCCGCTGATGTTTCTCGGCGTCGCCGGGTTGATGGGACCGCTGGCGATCCGGGCTCGCTGGCCGGACGACTGGTGGCGCGACCTGCCCCTGTTCGTCGTCACGGCGCTCATCATCGCGTCCGGGAACCACGTCGTCCTGCTCGCCTTTCAGCGATTGCCGGCGAGCATCGTCTCTCCCGTCGTCAACGGACAGGCGATCGTCGCCGTGATTCTGGGCGCGATCTTCCTCGAGGAGTCCCACCTTCGGACGCGTCTCGTCGCGACCGGCCTGGCCGTCCTCGGTATCACGATGATTTCCCTCGGGTGA
- a CDS encoding sugar phosphate isomerase/epimerase family protein, whose protein sequence is MYDPAEVLSEGLGDFAACRYDGVEIGLGKVEYIGVDSLQESLEEHGLDIYCVMAGWLNNEEDVDAAVRGAGIAAELDARFLGILPPPRGQTDDATFDEWLDRICTAADEAGVTPVIHHHGASHIESPEEIEEWLERAPDNLELLYDTAHYQPYGDVIDGIHRFADDIAYVHLKDIDPTVDFQDHVDTLTAGNVQYDSLFVFLTSFVDLGDGVIDFEAVDEALDEIGYDGQITIEIENERDDRLVHAKRNIDHWTDATDA, encoded by the coding sequence ATGTACGACCCAGCAGAGGTACTGTCCGAGGGTCTCGGTGACTTCGCCGCGTGCCGGTACGACGGCGTCGAAATCGGGCTCGGGAAAGTCGAATACATCGGCGTCGACTCGCTCCAGGAGTCCCTCGAGGAGCACGGCCTCGACATCTACTGCGTCATGGCCGGCTGGCTCAACAACGAAGAGGACGTCGACGCGGCGGTCCGGGGCGCGGGTATCGCGGCCGAACTCGACGCGCGCTTCCTCGGCATCCTGCCGCCGCCGCGGGGCCAGACCGACGACGCGACGTTCGACGAGTGGCTCGACCGGATCTGTACGGCCGCCGACGAGGCCGGCGTCACGCCCGTCATCCACCACCACGGGGCCTCGCACATCGAGAGTCCCGAAGAGATCGAGGAGTGGCTCGAGCGCGCGCCCGACAACCTCGAGTTGCTGTACGACACGGCCCACTACCAGCCCTACGGCGACGTCATCGACGGTATCCACCGGTTCGCGGACGACATCGCGTACGTCCACCTCAAGGACATCGACCCAACCGTCGACTTCCAGGACCACGTCGACACCCTCACCGCGGGGAACGTCCAGTACGACAGCCTCTTCGTGTTCCTCACGTCGTTCGTCGACCTCGGCGACGGCGTCATCGACTTCGAGGCCGTCGACGAGGCGCTTGACGAGATCGGCTACGACGGACAGATCACGATCGAGATCGAGAACGAGCGCGACGACAGGCTCGTCCACGCGAAGCGGAACATCGACCACTGGACCGACGCGACCGACGCGTAG
- a CDS encoding NAD(P)/FAD-dependent oxidoreductase — MTENVVVLGAGYAGAGAIATLQSRLETDARLTWIADVDYHLVLHEAHRVIRDPDVRSDVTFSVDRIADPSTQFIRDEVVGLDTDERVVELADGEDVEYDYVVVGLGSQTAYYGIPGLEEHSLTLKSVDDALEIHDAVTEASLEATREEPAQIVIGGAGLSGIQTAGEIAEFRDTHRAPIDIHLVEALEEIFPGNDPEIQRALRDLLEDAGVQIHTDDPITEATEDHIEFDEGEPLDHDVLVWTGGITGRDAMDDADLEDEHNRVTTGANFRTTDERVFAIGDSAIVDQGDQPAPPTAQAAWQAAEVVGENVARAIENRPLKTWEYEDKGTVVSVGEEAVAHEVTPAFGVSLPVDTFGGVPAQTLKKLIAARWIADITSWNEARKSWSSL, encoded by the coding sequence ATGACTGAGAACGTCGTCGTACTCGGCGCCGGGTACGCCGGAGCCGGTGCTATCGCAACGCTCCAATCGAGACTCGAGACCGACGCGCGGCTGACGTGGATCGCCGACGTCGACTACCACCTCGTGCTCCACGAGGCTCACCGCGTCATTCGGGATCCGGACGTCCGTTCTGACGTCACCTTCTCGGTCGATCGGATCGCCGATCCGTCGACCCAGTTCATCCGGGACGAGGTCGTCGGCCTCGACACCGACGAGCGGGTCGTCGAACTCGCCGACGGCGAGGACGTCGAGTACGACTACGTCGTCGTCGGCCTGGGCAGTCAGACCGCCTACTACGGCATTCCCGGCCTCGAGGAACACTCGCTGACGCTCAAGAGCGTAGACGACGCCCTCGAGATCCACGACGCCGTCACGGAGGCCAGTCTGGAAGCGACTCGCGAGGAGCCCGCACAGATCGTCATCGGCGGGGCCGGGCTCTCGGGCATCCAGACCGCCGGCGAAATCGCGGAGTTCCGCGATACTCATCGCGCGCCGATCGACATTCATCTCGTCGAGGCACTCGAAGAGATCTTCCCGGGTAACGATCCCGAGATCCAGCGGGCGCTGCGCGACTTACTCGAGGACGCCGGCGTGCAGATCCACACGGACGACCCGATCACCGAGGCCACCGAGGACCACATCGAGTTCGACGAGGGCGAACCCCTCGATCACGACGTCCTCGTCTGGACCGGCGGTATCACCGGCCGCGACGCGATGGACGACGCCGACCTCGAGGACGAGCACAATCGGGTGACGACGGGAGCGAACTTCCGGACCACCGACGAGCGCGTCTTCGCCATCGGTGATTCGGCGATCGTCGACCAGGGCGACCAGCCCGCACCGCCGACCGCCCAGGCCGCCTGGCAGGCCGCGGAAGTGGTCGGCGAGAACGTCGCCCGCGCCATCGAGAACCGGCCGCTGAAGACCTGGGAGTACGAGGACAAGGGAACGGTCGTCTCCGTCGGCGAGGAGGCCGTCGCCCACGAGGTCACGCCGGCCTTCGGCGTCTCCCTCCCGGTCGACACGTTCGGCGGCGTTCCCGCGCAGACCCTCAAAAAGCTGATCGCGGCCCGCTGGATCGCAGACATCACCTCCTGGAACGAGGCTCGCAAGTCCTGGTCGTCGCTGTAA